In Actinomycetota bacterium, one DNA window encodes the following:
- a CDS encoding glycine reductase: MSDSAVISAATTVLAHTPGLVRHGSKPRRELPKDEQLREKFFASLRTFEEAVAYRPHHAYLGALHPRELPERPWVSNPDEDAGRFAPRGELMPEDEFIGLMAAVDEFDLITLDPDFAEQTAAKLGEHPLAKGIDLDKITDAAGDLDAAVDQSGAVAVHVEGDRVVAAIRRAHDVDESLAAPVLLENLTVKATGTLALLHLLDDHDIDPSSIQYTLTCSEEAVGDRYQRGGGNMAKAIAGVAGLTDASGFDVKNFCAAPIPALVVAASLVVAGVFRRVAIIAGGSQAKLGMKFQGGLKNDLPVLEDVIGGTAVLVEADDGASPRIRLDAVGRHRVSSGGSNPQILQDLAIGPLEVAGLKMLDIDDYGTELHNPEIMEPQGSGDVATRNYRTLGALAARRGEIDRDQIDEFVAERGMPGFAPSQGHLASALCYLPHALPRLTDGDAERVLLMAKGSLFLGRMSQSSDGMSVLLERNAERS, translated from the coding sequence ATGAGTGATTCAGCCGTCATCTCTGCGGCTACCACCGTGCTGGCGCACACCCCCGGGCTGGTCCGCCACGGGTCGAAACCGCGGCGGGAGCTGCCCAAGGACGAGCAGCTGCGCGAGAAGTTCTTCGCCAGCCTGCGCACCTTCGAGGAGGCCGTTGCCTACCGGCCGCACCATGCCTACCTGGGTGCCCTTCACCCCCGCGAGCTCCCCGAGCGCCCGTGGGTGAGCAACCCCGATGAGGACGCGGGACGCTTCGCGCCCCGCGGTGAGCTGATGCCCGAGGACGAGTTCATCGGGCTGATGGCTGCCGTCGACGAGTTCGACCTGATCACCCTCGATCCGGACTTCGCCGAGCAGACCGCTGCGAAGCTGGGCGAGCACCCGCTGGCCAAGGGCATCGATCTGGACAAGATCACCGACGCCGCCGGGGACCTGGATGCCGCCGTCGACCAGTCCGGCGCCGTCGCCGTGCACGTCGAAGGTGACCGGGTCGTCGCCGCGATCCGCCGCGCGCATGACGTCGACGAGTCCCTGGCAGCGCCCGTCCTCCTGGAGAACCTCACGGTCAAGGCGACCGGGACCCTGGCCTTGCTGCACCTGCTCGACGACCACGACATCGACCCGTCCTCGATCCAGTACACGCTGACCTGCTCTGAGGAGGCGGTGGGGGACCGTTACCAGCGCGGCGGCGGGAACATGGCCAAGGCGATCGCCGGTGTCGCGGGACTGACCGATGCGTCGGGGTTCGACGTGAAGAACTTCTGCGCGGCGCCGATCCCGGCGCTGGTCGTGGCTGCCAGCCTGGTGGTGGCGGGGGTGTTCCGCCGCGTGGCGATCATCGCGGGCGGGTCGCAGGCCAAGCTCGGGATGAAGTTCCAGGGCGGGTTGAAGAACGACCTTCCGGTCCTGGAGGACGTCATCGGCGGCACCGCCGTCCTGGTCGAGGCCGACGACGGCGCGTCCCCGCGGATCCGCCTCGACGCCGTCGGTCGCCACCGCGTCAGCTCCGGGGGGTCCAACCCCCAGATCCTGCAGGACCTCGCGATCGGCCCCCTCGAGGTGGCCGGCCTGAAGATGCTCGACATCGACGACTACGGCACCGAGCTGCACAACCCCGAGATCATGGAGCCGCAAGGGTCGGGAGACGTCGCCACCCGCAACTACCGCACCCTGGGGGCGTTGGCCGCCCGCCGCGGCGAGATCGACCGCGACCAGATCGACGAGTTCGTGGCTGAGCGCGGCATGCCAGGCTTCGCCCCGAGCCAGGGTCACCTCGCCTCGGCCCTGTGCTACCTGCCACATGCGTTACCCCGGCTGACCGACGGTGACGCCGAGCGGGTACTTTTGATGGCCAAGGGCAGCTTGTTCCTCGGGCGGATGAGCCAGAGCTCGGACGGGATGAGCGTGCTTCTGGAACGCAACGCAGAAAGGAGCTAG
- a CDS encoding glycine/sarcosine/betaine reductase component B subunit, with product MAGLQRMIHNVREVELGDATSYSDGRLTVSRDEAQDIVAHPALGQVRVSVTSPGDSVRIVKPLDVVEPRSKGPGGGGIYPGWLADVDQPRGEETHVLRGAAVLAAGFLPRLEEGLIDMSGPASDLSPFGSTHNIVVEFEKADDASWEAVDDAIRRGLLRLAAHLGDAALEAEPDTVEEPPAPGPVGDLPRVGAIINLQTQGSFKDVFVYGKTLANCLPTLVDPDELDDGIVVSGQYGHPALRNPSYMHANNPVVAALRRRHGGDLAFAGLVLSPEPVQQGAKEHISARAADLCRVAGFDAVVITKEGGGNADNDLSLKIDALADYGIPTAGLFAEMSGPGGTGTPVVSPPRSDATMVSLGNYDEQVSLPAVERALGGDRLHDADADATAEVEVPVAVILCALNPLGWGHLTCREAA from the coding sequence GTGGCGGGACTGCAGCGGATGATCCACAACGTCCGCGAGGTGGAGCTCGGGGACGCGACCAGCTACAGCGACGGGCGCCTGACCGTGTCCCGGGACGAAGCCCAAGACATCGTGGCCCACCCGGCGCTCGGTCAAGTGCGCGTGTCGGTGACATCGCCGGGCGACAGCGTCCGGATCGTCAAGCCCCTCGACGTCGTCGAACCGCGGAGCAAGGGACCCGGCGGTGGGGGGATCTACCCGGGGTGGCTCGCGGATGTCGACCAGCCCCGCGGCGAGGAGACCCACGTCCTTCGCGGCGCCGCCGTCCTGGCTGCCGGCTTCCTCCCGCGGCTCGAGGAGGGCCTGATCGACATGTCGGGCCCGGCGTCCGACCTGTCCCCGTTCGGTTCGACGCACAACATCGTCGTCGAGTTCGAGAAAGCCGACGACGCCAGCTGGGAGGCGGTCGATGACGCGATCCGCCGGGGGCTGCTCCGCCTGGCGGCCCATCTGGGAGACGCGGCGCTGGAGGCGGAACCCGACACGGTCGAGGAGCCGCCCGCTCCGGGACCGGTCGGTGACCTGCCGCGGGTCGGGGCGATCATCAACCTGCAGACCCAGGGCTCCTTCAAGGACGTCTTCGTCTACGGCAAGACGCTCGCGAACTGCCTGCCCACGCTGGTCGATCCCGACGAGCTCGACGACGGCATCGTGGTCAGCGGCCAGTACGGCCATCCGGCGCTGCGCAACCCGAGCTACATGCACGCCAACAACCCGGTGGTGGCGGCACTGCGCCGCCGCCACGGCGGCGACCTGGCGTTCGCGGGGCTGGTGCTGTCGCCCGAGCCCGTCCAGCAAGGCGCCAAGGAGCACATCTCGGCCCGCGCGGCTGACCTGTGCCGGGTCGCGGGGTTCGACGCCGTGGTGATCACCAAGGAGGGTGGCGGGAACGCCGATAACGACCTGTCGCTGAAGATCGACGCACTGGCCGACTACGGCATCCCCACCGCGGGCCTGTTCGCGGAGATGTCGGGGCCCGGGGGCACGGGCACGCCCGTGGTTTCCCCTCCGCGGAGCGACGCCACGATGGTGTCGCTGGGCAACTACGACGAGCAGGTGTCGCTGCCGGCGGTGGAGCGCGCGCTCGGTGGTGACCGGCTCCACGACGCCGACGCAGACGCCACCGCCGAGGTGGAGGTCCCCGTGGCCGTGATCCTGTGCGCCCTGAACCCGCTGGGGTGGGGGCACCTGACCTGCCGGGAGGCTGCGTGA
- a CDS encoding thioredoxin family protein, translated as MIEANSDNFDEIVSDGLVLVDVWGPDCQPCLQLEPHVEEIAEERDDLKVAKVKADDNRRWCMDHQVMGLPTFLLFQDGEEVSRISDPDLGPPRFKEWLNEELEQLT; from the coding sequence GTGATCGAGGCCAACAGCGACAACTTCGACGAGATCGTGTCCGATGGCCTGGTGCTGGTGGACGTGTGGGGTCCGGACTGTCAGCCGTGCTTGCAGCTCGAGCCCCACGTCGAGGAGATCGCCGAGGAGCGGGACGACCTGAAGGTCGCGAAGGTCAAGGCAGACGACAACCGGCGGTGGTGCATGGACCACCAGGTGATGGGCCTGCCGACCTTCCTCCTGTTCCAGGACGGCGAGGAGGTCTCGCGGATCTCCGACCCCGACCTCGGGCCGCCACGCTTCAAGGAGTGGCTGAACGAGGAGTTGGAGCAACTGACCTGA
- a CDS encoding glycine/betaine/sarcosine/D-proline family reductase selenoprotein B encodes MADEPTRIVHYINQFYAGVGREEVADTPPEAREGPVGPGNLLAKLLGDDFEIVATVVCGDDYATQEEDAIDEILELAQGTDGGLLVAGPAFGSGRYGFACARLAAAATEAGLPAIAAMHEDNPGVDEAAPAPVIASGSTSRDMRDSLERLAPAVKKLAADETITSDDGRVGRVARENTVVEERAAERALDLLLRRLSGEEDATEIPAPKFDMVTPAGPVEDLSEVILALVTEGAVVPAGNPDGLPSSRANKWLRYPLDGTDSLESGEYESVDGGFSTVAADEDPNRILPVDMARELERDGVIGKLHDQYLVTIGNGTPVATARSFGVEWASELHQANVQAAILTAT; translated from the coding sequence ATGGCTGACGAACCGACCCGCATCGTCCACTACATCAACCAGTTCTACGCGGGCGTGGGGCGCGAAGAGGTCGCCGACACGCCCCCGGAGGCGCGTGAGGGGCCGGTCGGCCCGGGCAACCTTCTGGCCAAGCTGCTCGGCGATGACTTCGAGATCGTCGCGACGGTCGTCTGCGGCGACGACTACGCGACTCAGGAAGAGGACGCGATCGACGAGATCCTGGAGCTGGCCCAGGGAACCGACGGCGGCCTGCTCGTGGCCGGTCCGGCGTTCGGCAGCGGACGCTACGGCTTCGCCTGCGCCCGACTGGCCGCCGCCGCGACGGAGGCAGGCCTGCCGGCGATCGCCGCCATGCACGAGGACAACCCGGGTGTGGACGAAGCTGCACCAGCACCGGTGATCGCCAGCGGCAGCACGTCGCGCGACATGCGCGACTCGCTCGAGCGGCTGGCTCCGGCGGTGAAGAAGCTCGCCGCGGACGAGACGATCACGTCCGACGATGGCCGGGTCGGTCGGGTCGCGCGGGAGAACACGGTCGTCGAGGAGCGGGCCGCGGAACGCGCGCTCGACCTCCTGCTGCGCCGGCTGTCCGGCGAGGAGGACGCCACCGAGATCCCCGCTCCTAAGTTCGACATGGTGACTCCCGCCGGTCCCGTCGAGGATCTGTCCGAGGTGATCCTGGCGCTGGTCACCGAAGGAGCGGTCGTCCCCGCAGGCAACCCCGACGGCCTGCCGTCGTCGCGGGCGAACAAGTGGCTGCGCTACCCCCTCGACGGGACGGATTCGCTGGAGTCCGGCGAGTACGAGTCGGTCGACGGGGGCTTCTCGACGGTCGCAGCCGATGAGGACCCCAACCGGATCCTGCCGGTGGACATGGCCCGCGAGCTCGAACGCGACGGGGTGATCGGGAAGCTGCACGACCAGTACCTGGTGACGATCGGGAACGGCACGCCGGTTGCGACCGCGCGTAGCTTCGGGGTGGAGTGGGCCTCCGAGCTGCACCAGGCCAACGTGCAAGCCGCGATCCTCACCGCAACCTGA
- a CDS encoding glycine/sarcosine/betaine reductase complex selenoprotein A, producing MFDGKQVIVIGERDGVAGPAIEACVKEAGGDVAFTATECFVUTAAGAMDLDSQEAIKNLADEHGTDNLLVILGAPDPESAEIAAETVVLGDPSYAGPLAEAQLGLTVYHVLEDEVKDAIPDDAWEEHIGLMAEALDPEALSEAVAAMREKAG from the coding sequence ATGTTCGACGGGAAACAAGTGATCGTGATCGGTGAGCGCGACGGTGTCGCCGGCCCCGCCATCGAAGCCTGTGTGAAGGAGGCCGGAGGCGACGTGGCGTTCACCGCCACCGAGTGCTTCGTCTGAACGGCGGCGGGGGCCATGGACCTGGATAGCCAGGAAGCGATCAAGAACTTGGCGGACGAGCACGGCACCGACAACCTGCTCGTCATCCTCGGGGCGCCTGACCCCGAGAGCGCCGAGATCGCTGCCGAGACGGTCGTTCTCGGCGATCCCAGCTACGCCGGTCCTCTGGCCGAGGCCCAGTTGGGCCTCACCGTGTACCACGTCCTGGAGGACGAGGTGAAGGACGCCATCCCCGACGACGCGTGGGAGGAGCACATCGGCCTGATGGCCGAGGCGCTCGACCCGGAGGCGCTCAGCGAGGCGGTGGCGGCGATGCGTGAGAAGGCCGGCTGA
- a CDS encoding cell wall-binding repeat-containing protein has product MIAVRHGSRRVAALVAALALAVSGLAAAPAGAAEADLVADRLALTRAARAATGSGIAAMQAQQLQPPPQQPGTSVCLGDAAGDTKRMTTGGSPTDPAATPEDKPQADITRFCVNFGQSLGLTVTTRQLTNPLADPNWGNATFIGWFLDIDDDGDGDFFVDYSLDADAQLTAIVYDVRGGQPVESCAATAAFTDRHSVSDVRRSCIGDAESVRASVAVFYDENIDDDIAHSDVAPDGGAFSQSVATQPRDKGRHGGLERMETSVRISQARFPNPADVSHVYLARQDLFADAVAGGVLTRGPILLVPNCGDVLQVTRDEISRVNPTIVYALGGRQAICDATLQQAAGGRPTARIAGTGRVETAVEISKFQFPDAADVTDVYLARADLFVDAVVGGILTRGPILLVGSCEAVPTVVRNEIARTQPQQVAALGGTAAVCEQVLREAAGERPTLRLGGTGRAQTAIQISRYQFPGTAATAYLSRADLFADAVVGGILIDGPILLVPNCVAPPDQPFPGDVRAEISRLSPSRVVALGGVRAVCEAVLDAAKAA; this is encoded by the coding sequence ATGATCGCAGTTCGGCACGGCTCGAGACGGGTCGCTGCGCTGGTCGCGGCGCTGGCACTGGCGGTCTCCGGGCTCGCCGCCGCGCCCGCCGGCGCGGCGGAGGCCGACCTTGTCGCTGATCGTCTCGCGCTCACCCGAGCGGCGCGGGCCGCCACCGGTAGCGGGATCGCGGCGATGCAGGCCCAGCAGCTTCAGCCCCCGCCGCAGCAGCCGGGGACCTCCGTCTGCTTGGGTGACGCCGCCGGTGACACCAAGCGGATGACGACCGGCGGGTCACCCACCGACCCGGCCGCGACGCCGGAGGACAAGCCGCAAGCCGACATCACGCGCTTCTGCGTCAACTTCGGCCAGTCGCTGGGCCTCACGGTCACCACCAGGCAGCTGACCAACCCGCTGGCCGACCCCAACTGGGGGAACGCCACGTTCATCGGCTGGTTCCTCGACATCGACGATGACGGTGACGGCGACTTCTTCGTCGACTACAGCCTCGACGCCGACGCGCAGCTGACGGCGATCGTGTACGACGTGCGGGGTGGCCAGCCGGTCGAGAGCTGCGCCGCCACCGCGGCGTTCACCGACCGCCACTCGGTGAGCGACGTGCGCCGCAGCTGCATCGGCGACGCTGAGTCGGTCCGGGCCAGCGTCGCGGTGTTCTACGACGAGAACATCGACGACGACATCGCGCACAGCGACGTCGCGCCCGACGGCGGGGCGTTCAGCCAGTCCGTCGCCACGCAGCCCCGCGACAAGGGCCGTCACGGCGGGCTGGAGCGTATGGAGACGTCGGTCAGGATCTCGCAGGCGCGGTTCCCCAACCCGGCGGACGTCAGCCACGTCTACCTCGCCCGCCAGGACCTGTTCGCCGACGCGGTGGCCGGAGGAGTGCTCACCCGTGGCCCGATCCTGCTGGTGCCCAACTGCGGCGACGTGCTGCAGGTCACCCGCGACGAGATCAGCCGGGTGAACCCCACCATCGTGTACGCGCTGGGCGGCAGGCAGGCGATCTGCGACGCGACGCTCCAGCAGGCCGCCGGCGGGCGGCCCACCGCCAGGATCGCCGGGACCGGCCGGGTCGAGACCGCCGTCGAGATCTCGAAGTTCCAGTTCCCCGACGCCGCCGACGTCACCGACGTGTACCTGGCCCGCGCTGACCTGTTCGTCGACGCGGTGGTGGGCGGCATCCTCACCCGCGGACCGATCCTGCTGGTCGGCTCGTGCGAAGCGGTCCCCACCGTGGTCCGCAACGAGATCGCCCGGACCCAACCGCAGCAGGTCGCGGCGCTCGGCGGGACGGCGGCGGTGTGCGAACAGGTGTTGCGGGAGGCCGCCGGTGAGCGGCCCACGCTGCGCCTGGGCGGCACCGGCCGGGCCCAGACCGCGATCCAGATCAGCCGGTACCAGTTCCCCGGCACCGCCGCCACCGCCTACCTCAGCCGAGCCGACCTCTTCGCTGACGCCGTGGTGGGCGGGATCCTGATCGACGGTCCGATCCTGCTGGTGCCCAACTGCGTCGCGCCGCCGGATCAGCCGTTCCCGGGTGACGTGCGGGCGGAGATCAGCCGACTGTCGCCGAGCAGGGTGGTCGCGCTCGGCGGCGTGCGAGCCGTGTGCGAAGCGGTCCTGGACGCGGCGAAGGCAGCGTGA
- a CDS encoding response regulator, producing MNTVLIVDDSARDRASLATLLGRHGDHLVLEASNGAEGLGLARVERPHLIVTDVILPKVNGYELIRELRADEVTAAIPIVVYAADYVRAETRDLVAAYGVTSFISKPAEERTVLASVEAALAEPRPTACRSDPSVDRQQVRLLSERLLERVRELELANLHQETLLTSTLRVQDEERERIACDIHDDSIQAMTAAAMRLGVLERHLNGPEGRERLKAVEGTVREAIARLRHLLFQLRPPELDEHGLATALDSYLSHVADDVGYRYELENLLESEPRIETRLALYRVAQEALFNVAKHAGASRVHVVLSERDDGYAIRIRDDGVGFDVAAQGRSRPGHLGLSSIRHRAELAGGTCRIESRPGAGTTVDVWIPGTAG from the coding sequence ATGAACACCGTCTTGATCGTCGACGACAGCGCCAGGGACCGTGCGTCCCTGGCCACGCTGCTGGGCCGTCACGGCGACCATCTCGTCCTGGAGGCCTCCAACGGGGCGGAAGGACTCGGCCTCGCTCGCGTGGAGCGGCCGCACCTGATCGTGACCGATGTCATCCTGCCCAAGGTCAACGGCTACGAGCTGATCCGGGAGTTGCGCGCAGACGAGGTCACCGCAGCGATCCCCATCGTCGTCTACGCGGCCGACTACGTCAGGGCAGAGACGCGCGACCTCGTGGCGGCGTACGGCGTCACGAGCTTCATCAGCAAGCCAGCCGAGGAACGCACCGTCCTGGCCAGCGTCGAAGCAGCGTTGGCCGAGCCACGCCCGACGGCCTGCCGGTCCGACCCGTCGGTCGACCGCCAGCAGGTCAGGTTGCTGAGCGAGAGGCTGCTCGAGCGGGTGCGCGAACTCGAGCTCGCCAACCTGCACCAGGAGACGCTGCTGACCTCGACCCTGCGTGTCCAGGACGAGGAGCGCGAGCGGATCGCGTGCGACATCCACGATGACTCGATCCAGGCGATGACAGCCGCCGCTATGCGTCTGGGAGTCCTCGAACGGCACCTGAACGGTCCCGAAGGCCGCGAGCGGTTGAAGGCTGTGGAAGGCACCGTCCGCGAAGCGATCGCACGGCTGCGCCACCTGCTGTTCCAGCTGCGACCGCCCGAGCTCGACGAGCATGGGCTCGCCACCGCGCTGGACAGCTACCTCTCCCACGTGGCCGATGACGTCGGCTACCGCTACGAACTCGAGAACCTCCTCGAGAGCGAACCGAGGATCGAGACCCGACTCGCCCTGTACCGGGTCGCTCAGGAGGCCCTGTTCAACGTCGCCAAGCACGCTGGCGCATCGCGGGTGCATGTCGTGCTGAGCGAACGCGACGATGGCTACGCGATCCGGATCCGGGACGACGGCGTGGGCTTCGATGTCGCAGCGCAGGGACGGTCGCGTCCCGGGCACCTCGGTCTCTCGTCGATCCGCCACCGGGCCGAACTGGCGGGCGGCACCTGCCGCATCGAGAGCCGTCCGGGGGCGGGGACCACCGTCGATGTCTGGATCCCGGGGACAGCTGGGTGA